The following are encoded in a window of Pseudomonas sp. JQ170C genomic DNA:
- the flgK gene encoding flagellar hook-associated protein FlgK: MSNLISIGLSGLNASQAALSVTSNNIANAATSGYSRQQVVQTTGGMQNIGVGFIGTGTTLSDVRRIYNGYLDNQLQTATSLNTDALAFQDQITSVDKLLADSNTGISSVLTAFFSALQTASATPGDVASRQLLLTQAQTLSNRFNAISSQMSQQNDSINSQLDTLSGQVNKLTSSIAEYNKQIVQLSATGNTPNNLIDARNEAVRSLNELVGVTVQERDGNLDVYLGTGQSLVTGNSANTLSVAPGSADKSQFSLQINYQTFSSDVTSVVTGGQIGGLLRYRNDVLAPSINELGRVALVVADSINSQLGQGLDANGQFGSGLFSSINSITAISQRSLAASGNSAGSGNLDVTIADSGALSIYDYEVKFTSANEYSVRRSDGTDMGKFALDADPAPVIDGFSLKLNGGGLAAGDSFKVIPTRAAAGSINTVLTDANKLAFAGPITGTAGSGNGGTGSIVSQPSLSERLDIYGGAEQAQLQEAIKHSMPVRVVFGEASGGTQSYKIFDAKGGEIGAGNIVPGQDNDLSINVPMRDAAGAPMLDAGGKPRTFKVDTTIGGSPSADDSFTLGFNADGKSDNRNAKALLGLQTQSTVGTGSGGGTSFTSAYASLVERVGAKAAQAKIDTTASGAVLDSAKASRASVSGVNLDDEAASLVKFQHYYTASSQIIKTAQETFSTLINAL; encoded by the coding sequence ATGTCGAATCTGATCTCGATCGGGCTGAGCGGCCTGAACGCCAGCCAGGCAGCGTTATCGGTCACCTCCAATAACATCGCCAACGCTGCAACGTCGGGCTATTCGCGCCAGCAGGTCGTGCAGACCACGGGCGGCATGCAGAACATCGGTGTCGGCTTTATCGGCACCGGTACCACGCTCTCGGATGTGCGACGTATCTACAACGGCTACCTGGATAACCAGCTGCAGACCGCCACGTCGCTCAACACCGACGCGCTGGCGTTCCAGGATCAGATCACCAGCGTCGACAAGCTGTTGGCCGACAGCAACACCGGCATCAGCTCGGTACTCACTGCATTCTTCTCGGCGTTGCAGACCGCCTCGGCAACCCCGGGCGACGTCGCTTCGCGCCAGTTGCTGCTGACTCAGGCGCAGACTCTGAGCAACCGTTTCAACGCCATCTCCTCGCAGATGAGCCAACAGAACGACAGCATCAACTCCCAGCTCGACACCCTGAGCGGCCAGGTCAACAAGCTGACCTCCAGTATTGCCGAGTACAACAAGCAGATCGTGCAGTTGTCGGCCACGGGCAACACCCCCAACAACCTGATCGACGCACGCAATGAAGCCGTTCGCTCGCTCAATGAACTGGTGGGTGTGACGGTACAGGAGCGTGATGGCAACCTGGACGTTTACCTGGGTACTGGCCAGTCGCTGGTCACCGGCAACAGCGCCAACACCCTGTCGGTTGCCCCGGGGAGTGCTGACAAGAGTCAGTTCAGCCTGCAGATCAACTACCAGACCTTCAGCTCCGACGTCACCTCGGTGGTCACCGGCGGGCAGATCGGTGGTTTGCTGCGTTATCGCAACGACGTGCTCGCGCCTTCGATCAACGAACTGGGGCGCGTGGCCCTGGTGGTCGCCGACAGCATCAACAGCCAGTTGGGGCAGGGCCTGGATGCCAACGGCCAGTTCGGCAGCGGCCTGTTCTCCAGCATCAACAGCATCACCGCCATCAGCCAGCGCAGCCTGGCGGCCTCGGGCAACAGCGCAGGTTCCGGCAACCTGGATGTGACCATTGCCGACAGCGGTGCCTTGAGCATCTACGACTACGAGGTCAAGTTCACCAGCGCGAACGAGTACAGCGTGCGCCGTTCCGATGGCACCGACATGGGCAAGTTCGCACTGGACGCCGACCCTGCGCCAGTCATCGACGGCTTCAGCCTCAAGCTCAACGGTGGTGGCCTGGCCGCAGGCGACAGCTTCAAGGTGATCCCGACCCGCGCCGCCGCTGGCAGCATCAACACCGTGCTGACCGATGCCAACAAGTTGGCCTTCGCCGGCCCTATCACCGGCACGGCCGGCAGCGGCAACGGCGGTACCGGCAGCATTGTCTCCCAGCCCAGCCTGAGTGAGCGCCTGGATATCTACGGTGGTGCCGAGCAGGCGCAACTGCAGGAAGCGATCAAGCACTCCATGCCGGTCCGGGTGGTGTTTGGCGAGGCCAGTGGCGGCACGCAGAGCTACAAGATCTTCGACGCCAAGGGCGGTGAGATCGGTGCCGGCAATATCGTGCCGGGCCAGGACAACGACCTGTCCATCAACGTCCCGATGCGCGATGCTGCTGGCGCGCCCATGCTCGATGCTGGCGGCAAGCCACGTACCTTCAAGGTGGACACCACCATCGGTGGTAGCCCGTCGGCCGACGACAGCTTCACCCTGGGCTTCAACGCCGACGGCAAGTCCGACAACCGCAATGCCAAGGCACTGCTGGGCCTGCAGACCCAGTCCACCGTCGGCACCGGCTCCGGTGGCGGCACCAGCTTTACCTCCGCTTATGCCTCGCTGGTCGAGCGCGTCGGTGCCAAGGCTGCCCAGGCCAAAATCGACACCACCGCCAGTGGCGCCGTGCTCGATTCGGCCAAGGCCAGCCGCGCATCGGTCTCCGGGGTCAACCTGGATGACGAGGCGGCCAGCCTGGTCAAGTTCCAGCACTACTACACCGCGTCGTCGCAGATCATCAAGACCGCGCAAGAAACCTTCAGCACCTTGATCAACGCCCTGTAA
- a CDS encoding flagellar hook-associated protein 3 → MRISTAQFYETSATSYSKNFSDAAKTQEQVSSGIRIQTAADDPVGAARLLLLQQQSALLGQYDANMTTVSNALLQEESVLSSINDALQRASELALQAGNGGLSDADRTSIGSEIKEIEANVFGLLNSRDANGNYMFGGSKTDAPPYVRNSDGTYSYHGDQTQLSLQVSDTLHLSTNDTGYSVFETATNNSRTETSLKAPSPDDGRISLSQGLLTSVNAYNGSFGAGQPYTVKFTSATQYSITDASGKDITSETATNGTFDRNAEGGNTISLRGVEFEINVALKEGDDPDAVLAGHEFTLQGKPDSLNATRSAGNASTAQVTGTRIADADAYRSTFPSDGAVIKFTSDTEYALYAQPYSADSKPVATGTVGAGNALTVAGVTYQFDGPPAAGDQFAVTANTHKTQNVLDTLGQLRAALDAPVTDGVASFKLKQATDSAISNLASARERIDITRGAIGARGNSLDIQKQENVSLDLANKSTQNAIGNTDMSTAAITLTLQQAMLEASQLAFARLSQLSLFNKI, encoded by the coding sequence GTGCGTATTTCCACTGCTCAGTTCTATGAGACCAGCGCCACCAGCTACTCGAAGAATTTCTCCGACGCGGCCAAGACCCAGGAGCAAGTGTCGTCGGGTATCCGTATCCAGACGGCGGCGGATGATCCGGTTGGCGCTGCGCGTTTGTTGCTGCTGCAGCAGCAGAGTGCCTTGCTGGGGCAGTACGATGCCAACATGACCACGGTGAGTAATGCGTTGCTGCAGGAAGAGAGTGTGCTCTCGAGCATCAACGATGCGCTTCAGCGCGCCAGTGAACTGGCACTGCAAGCCGGTAACGGTGGTCTTAGCGACGCCGACCGTACCTCGATCGGCAGCGAGATCAAGGAGATCGAGGCGAACGTCTTCGGTCTGCTCAATTCTCGCGATGCCAATGGCAACTACATGTTCGGTGGCTCGAAGACCGACGCGCCGCCCTATGTGCGCAACAGCGATGGCACCTACAGCTACCACGGCGATCAGACCCAGCTCAGCCTGCAGGTGTCCGATACTCTGCACCTTTCTACCAATGACACCGGTTACAGCGTTTTCGAGACGGCCACCAACAACAGCCGTACCGAAACCAGCCTGAAGGCGCCCTCGCCAGACGATGGTCGGATCAGCCTGTCTCAGGGGTTACTGACCTCGGTCAATGCCTACAATGGCTCCTTTGGCGCCGGGCAGCCCTATACGGTGAAGTTCACCAGCGCGACCCAGTACAGCATCACTGACGCCAGCGGCAAGGACATCACCAGCGAAACGGCTACCAATGGCACCTTCGACCGTAATGCAGAGGGCGGCAATACCATTTCCTTGCGCGGGGTCGAGTTTGAAATCAATGTCGCCTTGAAGGAAGGTGATGACCCAGACGCAGTATTGGCCGGTCATGAGTTCACGTTGCAGGGCAAGCCAGACAGCTTGAACGCAACGCGCAGCGCCGGTAATGCTTCCACTGCGCAGGTGACCGGCACCCGTATTGCGGACGCCGATGCCTACCGCAGCACCTTCCCAAGCGACGGGGCGGTGATCAAGTTCACCAGCGACACCGAGTATGCCTTGTACGCCCAACCATACAGCGCTGACAGCAAGCCGGTGGCCACGGGTACGGTTGGCGCTGGCAATGCCTTGACCGTTGCAGGTGTGACCTACCAATTCGACGGTCCACCCGCGGCGGGCGATCAGTTTGCCGTCACCGCCAACACCCACAAGACCCAGAACGTGCTCGATACCCTGGGCCAGTTGCGCGCCGCGCTGGATGCACCGGTCACCGATGGAGTGGCGTCGTTCAAACTCAAACAGGCGACCGACTCGGCGATCTCCAACCTGGCCAGTGCGCGCGAGCGCATTGATATCACCCGAGGGGCGATCGGTGCGCGGGGCAACTCGCTGGATATTCAGAAGCAGGAAAATGTCAGCCTGGACCTGGCCAACAAGAGCACGCAGAACGCTATCGGCAACACTGATATGTCCACGGCCGCGATTACCCTGACCTTGCAGCAAGCCATGCTTGAGGCATCGCAACTGGCCTTTGCGCGCCTGTCGCAGTTGAGTCTGTTCAACAAGATCTGA
- a CDS encoding ketoacyl-ACP synthase III, with product MIGIKSIASYVPTAGLDNYAQGAKFGKDEAFIFGKIGSTFLPRKADEQETSDLCVEAAKALFANNPDLDPQSIDALIVVTQNGDEEGLPHTAAIVQDKLGLSTRVAAFDVSLGCSGYVYGLYAIKGFMEAAGLKNGLLITADPYSKIVDPQDRNTTMLFGDAATATWMGEGATWQLGLARFGTDGSGAAHLKVTDGNFFMNGRQVFNFALVKVPAHLHELLDASGLSSADIDAFCIHQGSAAIVDAVARRFEEDPDSTAKDKFVKDMLETGNTVSSSVPLLLEKHMLDGTWKRVAISGFGVGLSWGSAILYRS from the coding sequence ATGATTGGCATAAAAAGTATCGCGAGTTACGTGCCCACCGCTGGCCTGGACAACTACGCCCAGGGTGCGAAATTCGGCAAGGATGAAGCGTTCATCTTCGGCAAGATCGGCTCGACCTTTCTGCCGCGCAAGGCAGACGAGCAAGAAACCTCCGACCTCTGTGTAGAGGCGGCCAAGGCCCTGTTTGCCAACAACCCGGACCTCGATCCGCAGTCCATCGATGCCTTGATCGTAGTCACCCAGAACGGTGACGAAGAAGGTTTGCCGCACACCGCGGCCATCGTCCAGGACAAGCTGGGCCTGTCGACCCGCGTAGCGGCCTTTGACGTGTCGCTGGGCTGTTCGGGCTACGTGTATGGCCTGTATGCGATCAAGGGCTTCATGGAGGCCGCAGGCCTGAAGAACGGCCTGCTGATCACCGCCGACCCGTACTCGAAAATCGTCGACCCGCAAGACCGCAACACCACCATGCTGTTCGGTGATGCCGCCACCGCCACCTGGATGGGCGAGGGCGCTACCTGGCAGTTGGGGCTGGCACGTTTTGGCACTGACGGCTCCGGTGCGGCGCACCTGAAGGTCACCGACGGTAATTTCTTCATGAACGGCCGCCAGGTGTTCAACTTCGCCCTGGTCAAGGTGCCCGCGCACCTGCACGAGCTGCTCGATGCCTCGGGGCTGAGCTCGGCGGACATCGACGCGTTCTGCATCCACCAGGGCAGTGCGGCCATCGTTGATGCCGTGGCCCGGCGCTTTGAAGAAGACCCGGATTCGACGGCGAAGGACAAGTTCGTCAAGGACATGCTCGAAACCGGCAACACCGTGTCGTCCAGCGTGCCGCTGCTGCTGGAGAAGCACATGCTCGATGGCACCTGGAAGCGCGTAGCCATCAGCGGTTTTGGTGTTGGCCTGTCGTGGGGTTCGGCGATTCTTTATCGCTCGTAA